The sequence TGTTCAATCTGCTACTAGCTTGGGATTATTATCGGTCTGGTTCGAGGGGGACTGCAAGGCTATTGTGTATGGCATAAATGGAATGAATGCACCGCGCCCTTTTGTAGAAACAATTCTGGGGCACTTAAAAAACTTACCTCAAGTTcgttagaaaagaaaaaaaaaaaaaacttaccTGAATTCTttacttttgtttcttttaatttaatcatgtTTCTGGATCTTGCAGTGGGATGGCCATAGTTCGCCCCAAAATGCCCTTGTAAATGAGCTTCTTTGCTCAAACTTCTTGGCCCAGGAAATGTGGCTCCAAGACTCTTTTGGTTTGTAATGATATTTGTTGATTAATGAAGAGCTATCTATTTTTGGGCCAAAAAAAAGGTATATGCTAAAATAGAGGCCGCCCGTTTTAACAAGCAAGCCATACAGTTCTAATGGTCTATAGAGAGgcagagagatagagagagagagagatatcAGCTTGCTAGCACCAGCAGCTTCCGACTCAGGATCATGGTTCAAACTTTCAACGAGTTTGACCAACAGTCACCATTAACCaaaccctttttttttaagcaaatcaataaaattttcaactCTTGAATGGgttaacttaaaaattaacCCAGATTGCAGCGTTCAGATTCAATACTTCAAAAGAGATTGCATAAGACGTAAACCAACTAACTCACAAAATTTATCTTTAGATGCAGCTTTAAGATTTTCCTTTATTCATTCGTTTTTGCGAAGTCTCAAACATCATCGTCTTCCAGTATACACATACAGCACAACATAAATTAACTCAAAATTAAAGAGGTGTATTGTATTAATACAGGGTTTAATGACTTGGggtaaaaaagaagaaacatatTGGTGAGCCTTGCAATCCATTCTTTCTACAGGCTTAAGGGGGCAATAGGAGGCTGCGACTTGATCCTCCTCTTTCTAAGGCGCTCTGCAATAATGAAGGCGAGCTCTAGAGATTGTGAGGCATTGAGCCTAGGGTCGCAGTGAGTGTGGTAGCGTGAACTCAAGTCATCGAATGTCACCGTACGTGATCCACCGATACACTCTGTCACATTCTGCCCAGTCATCTCCAGATGAACTCCTCCCGGGTGGCTTCCTTCTTGTTCATGCACATCAAAGAATGCCCTCACCTCCGCCTGTGcccaatataataaaagataaaaccACATTAGATAATTTTGAGAAGGCAATTACATTCAAGCCGGACTGTTAAATATTTGACAAGAAAGTTTATCTACAATAAATTTGTATTTCATAAAAAAGACATGAACCTCACAACCACTGCTCGGTACCTGGCCAGTCACCAAGGTCCACAATTACCGGAATTAGATCATAGTGGAAAGCATCGCATTTAAGACGTGAGTGTTCTTATATTGCAATTGGATTTTGTCAACTTGCAGATTAAGACATATAACCACCTACCCACTGAATGACCACTGACTAAATGCTTAAGTTATCTCATTGGCCTATTCTGCCCTTAGGCCCCTTAAAAAAAGTAGTCACTTTCCCACCTACCACGCCTTGCTTTTAATTGCCTTCAGAGTTGTCAATTCCTACATAATCAAGCGGTCTAATCTTCAAAGCTAGAGCATATGGAAATGTTGAGCTAGGGCAACTTGTTCAACAGTTGTGGATTGCCCATCTACTAgtacataattaaaaactatattaaTCGCAAGCACTGATTTAGTACCAAAAGGATAATCTAGAATTTGGCAATAAAACAGGATAAAGAAGTATATCATGGCAAAGAAAAGGTTCTTCTTTGGGATACCACCAAATTAGCAAAAGGATAATGTAAGGAATAAGTAACAACACTATGACACGTAGTTCATCAACCAAAACTTTGTCATTTTTTGGACTTTGGaatacatattaataaattaaaggaaGAGTAGTGttataattactttattactcagaaatatattatcatttataGCATTTCACATATGATATTGCTGGATGCTAGAAATAACTTTTCATTTCTCATTGTTTCCGATGCTAGTCCACCATTacttgatttttctttcattacttaataatttctttttatttcctaGTTCCTATTTCATTACTTGAAGTAGGCTGCCTCTTAAAAAGAATCTATCAAGTATACAACACGCTATCAAGGCAAGTAAAAATACAAGCATCATACCCTGATGGCGTCGAATGGGCGAGTTTTCAGACCACAAGGAGCCTTAATGGTGTTTCCATGCATAGGATCACTGACCCATGTGACAATTTGACCAGCCCTGCGGACTGCCCTGATTAGATGGGGAAGTTTCACTCGCATGTTCTCAGCTCCCATTCTTGTGATGATTGTTATTCTCCCTGGTTTGTTCTGGGGATTCAGAATCTCAATGAGCTTAACGAGTTCATTTGGATCCATCTTATCACTCACCTGAAGCAAAGAGGATAATTgtataagaatattataagCACCAACTGCAATCATCATCAGATACAAATGAGGCAGACTAGAAAATAATTTGACCAAGAACCAATCCAGCAAACCTACTTCAtgaatagttttaaaataaaggaTTCGGTTCATATGGTCAGCCTAATCTTTGTAGCAATAAAATAGCAGTTGTCAACTTTATGAATCAGATAAATTAGAGAAGAATGTAACCTTAATGCCAAGGGGATTTGCAACTCCTCTCAAAAACTCAACGTGAGCACCATCTAGTTGCCTAGTACGTTCTCCAGCCCAAAGAAAATGAGCAGAACAATCATAGTAAAGGCCAGAAGTTGAATCCAGCCTGGTAAGTGATTGCTCATATGGCAAAAGCAAGCACTCATGGGATGTCCAAAATTCAGTTGTCGTCATAATTGGATGGTCAACAGTAAGACCAGCAGCAGACATGAAACCAAGAGCCTCATCAACCCGATGAGCAAGTTCCCGGTACCTACCACAccaagaaaaaatttaaaatattatcattatgaattttaagCTCACAGCCATTCAAGCTATACAATTATCTGCAACAATAGGGTCTCATGTCAGGCTCAATTTCTCTAATGGTCAGTAAAATTTGTAAGTTTAATCATCATTAAACAATCACCCTAACTCTGCTAAATTTTGATAGAATTTTAGCCACCCcgtataaattttttctaaacCAGTTCTACATACAATCAGCTATAAATGTTTTTGAGAAGgtacccaaaagaaaaaattggcAGAGAAGCCCTCTACAAGAATCTGACAGTCGTGACCTTTCTGTAACACTAccaaaattaatgaatttacgGGGTACTGTTCTAAGAACTAAATAAGAGTCTAATGATCATGGCGATTCCCATTTGGATCTACATAACTACTGTTACAAAACAAAGCATACGGACAAACATGTGGAAAGGATATATTAGATTCCAACCATGCAAATTCTGAAAGGCCAGTCATagacaaaaacaaaaatttggAACACGTCATACATAAATTTCAGATATAAACATGAAAATTTCCAGTAATGATAATATCAATCAGATCATGTCTGTAAATTTTACCATCTGATGTCAACAGCACACAACCAAACCAAAACTCTAATAGCACGAACGcttaaaaaaagagagagaaaaagaaattcgtccaaattgaattatttcaCTTTGTCTCTACCTGGGTACTTGTATTTAATACCAGATTCAGCCAACCAATTCAAGTTGCCAAAATAGAATTGTAATATGATACCTGTCTCCTTGCTCACTATGCTCGGTGAAATCAAGATTCCACTGAGTAACTCTCTGCATAGCAGCATAACCACCAGTAGCGAAAGCTCTAAGAAGATTCAAAGTAGCAGCAGATTGACAGTAAGCTCTAATCATTCTTTGTGGGTCAGGAATTCTCGACTTCTCATCAAAAGCATCCCCATTTACATTGTCCCCTCTATAGCTAGGTAACTTCACTCCATTCTTTTCTTCAAATGGATCTGATCTTGGCTTCGCAAACTGACCCGCCATCCTTCCCACCTATAATAATCACACCAAGAAAACACAAAACGTTTATTCAAATCATTGATCAGAACAAGTAAGAAACAAgtaataatagaataaaaaaggCAGCACCTTTACAACAGGCATTTGGCCGCCGAACATCAAAACGGCACCCATTTGGAGAAGGATTCTAAAAGTGTCACgaatattattagcattaaACTCTTTAAAACTCTCGGCACAATCTCCACCTTGTAATAAAAAAGCATTGCCCATTGCGGCTTCAGCGAGCTTTTCCTCTAAGCTTCTAGCCTCACCAGCGAAAACAATCGGAGGGAATGCATCAAGCGTTTTGAGAACTGATTCAAGCTCTTCTTTATTCGGATATTCGGGGAGTTGTAAAGCTTTCTTCGATTTCCAACTATCAATACTCCATTTCCCAGAAACCACATTGGAACTCGGTGCTGCTGCTGTTGTAGCAGTAGCAGCAGCAGATGTTTTTAGAggttgctgctgctgttgctTTCCGATTGGGTTTTTAGAGGGCTCAGCGGAGTGCACGGCGGAGATATGGAGGATGGATCTGGAAGATGGCGGCGGTGAAGGTTGGTGAGGTTTGATAGAAGAAATAAAGGAATTGGTAGGAAGAATGGAGGTGCTCGTGAAAGacatttctattaattttttgaaatgctGCTGTTCTTGTTGTTAAAAAAGAGGGATTCTGAAGGTTGTTCAAAGGTCCCtgaagaggaagagagagagagaggagaagGTTTTTTATAGAGGGAGGATATTCGGGTGTTGTTGTTGTTGGGTTAGGAAATGAAATGGGCCAGGGTGGGGGGTGTGTGTGTTGTGTCTGGTAAGAGAGTCgtgatggtggtggtgg is a genomic window of Ricinus communis isolate WT05 ecotype wild-type chromosome 2, ASM1957865v1, whole genome shotgun sequence containing:
- the LOC8281676 gene encoding phospho-2-dehydro-3-deoxyheptonate aldolase 1, chloroplastic — translated: MSFTSTSILPTNSFISSIKPHQPSPPPSSRSILHISAVHSAEPSKNPIGKQQQQQPLKTSAAATATTAAAPSSNVVSGKWSIDSWKSKKALQLPEYPNKEELESVLKTLDAFPPIVFAGEARSLEEKLAEAAMGNAFLLQGGDCAESFKEFNANNIRDTFRILLQMGAVLMFGGQMPVVKVGRMAGQFAKPRSDPFEEKNGVKLPSYRGDNVNGDAFDEKSRIPDPQRMIRAYCQSAATLNLLRAFATGGYAAMQRVTQWNLDFTEHSEQGDRYRELAHRVDEALGFMSAAGLTVDHPIMTTTEFWTSHECLLLPYEQSLTRLDSTSGLYYDCSAHFLWAGERTRQLDGAHVEFLRGVANPLGIKVSDKMDPNELVKLIEILNPQNKPGRITIITRMGAENMRVKLPHLIRAVRRAGQIVTWVSDPMHGNTIKAPCGLKTRPFDAIRAEVRAFFDVHEQEGSHPGGVHLEMTGQNVTECIGGSRTVTFDDLSSRYHTHCDPRLNASQSLELAFIIAERLRKRRIKSQPPIAPLSL